The following proteins come from a genomic window of Actinomycetota bacterium:
- a CDS encoding ChbG/HpnK family deacetylase — protein sequence MMPPDGATSRRRLIVNADDFGQSSGITEGVLDAHRHGIVTSASLMVRFPGAAEAAARGVAAGLDLGLHADLGEFVFDGRGWVAIYEVVGTDDEPAVRAELERQLETFLDLVCRPPTHLDSHQHAHRSDPVRGVMLEMAARLDVPLRGEGPVRYEGGFYGQDARGSSYPELIDPSALLRLIEQLPAGVTELGCHPGRRDDELASPYRSERSDELSALCDRRVREALDRQGVLLTTFAAEAVRGQRDTEGRGSQR from the coding sequence ATGATGCCCCCCGATGGAGCGACGTCGCGACGGCGTCTGATCGTGAACGCCGACGACTTCGGGCAGAGCTCCGGGATCACCGAGGGCGTCCTTGATGCGCATCGGCACGGCATCGTGACAAGCGCGAGCCTGATGGTGCGCTTCCCGGGGGCGGCCGAGGCTGCGGCGCGGGGTGTGGCCGCTGGCCTGGACTTGGGGCTGCACGCCGACCTGGGCGAATTCGTGTTCGACGGCCGGGGATGGGTGGCGATATACGAGGTCGTCGGCACGGACGACGAGCCCGCCGTCCGTGCCGAGCTCGAGCGCCAGCTCGAGACGTTCCTCGACCTGGTATGCCGGCCACCGACACACCTGGATTCCCACCAGCACGCGCACCGGAGCGATCCTGTACGGGGCGTGATGTTGGAGATGGCAGCCCGTCTCGACGTTCCGCTGCGAGGCGAGGGGCCGGTCCGATACGAGGGTGGGTTCTACGGTCAGGACGCCCGCGGCTCCAGCTACCCGGAATTGATCGATCCATCCGCCCTGTTGCGACTGATCGAGCAGCTGCCAGCCGGCGTGACCGAACTCGGGTGCCACCCCGGCCGCCGCGACGACGAACTGGCCTCGCCTTACCGGAGTGAACGGTCAGACGAACTCTCTGCGCTGTGCGACCGGCGCGTCCGCGAGGCGCTCGATCGTCAGGGTGTCCTGCTCACGACCTTCGCCGCCGAAGCCGTCCGAGGTCAGCGGGACACCGAAGGTCGCGGCTCCCAGCGCTGA
- a CDS encoding DUF5615 family PIN-like protein, with translation MRFLIDEMFAADVADQLRDVGHDPVHVSEVGLGAGADGDVLGFAATEGRVVVTENAADFLPLLDAQIAAGVAVAPVVIVLKGKLPRRSGGDEPRPRSQARRLG, from the coding sequence GTGAGGTTCCTCATCGACGAGATGTTCGCTGCGGACGTCGCCGATCAGCTGCGTGATGTCGGTCACGACCCGGTTCACGTTTCAGAGGTTGGGCTGGGAGCAGGCGCCGACGGCGACGTGCTGGGATTCGCGGCCACCGAGGGTCGGGTCGTCGTCACGGAGAATGCCGCCGACTTCCTCCCGCTGCTCGACGCGCAGATCGCAGCGGGGGTCGCGGTCGCGCCGGTCGTCATCGTGCTGAAGGGGAAGCTCCCGCGCCGCTCGGGGGGCGATGAGCCACGCCCGCGTAGTCAAGCTCGACGCCTGGGCTGA